One region of Corvus moneduloides isolate bCorMon1 chromosome 1, bCorMon1.pri, whole genome shotgun sequence genomic DNA includes:
- the LOC116443971 gene encoding atherin-like gives MRAAGTGAERGAQHGQARARRAAGPRWGTPGRRGAPGAGQEAEPWRHRRAPQRGRVLLPPEPRLLPPGVATSAPLLREGAFRSGAGAQRAGRWSPGAAAAPAAAAPRDSRSARAAAATAGTERAAPPPSNAAAPAARPRREAARRPPRSLRPPGGGEAWPPPPRPPRRRFPAPVRPSAGLGSRAMAGR, from the coding sequence ATGCGGGCGGCTGGCACCGGGGCCGAGCGGGGCGCGCAGCACGGGCAGGCTCGGGCGAGGCGGGCGGCGGGACCCCGCTGGGGCACACCCGGCCGGCGCGGCGCTCCCGGGGCGGGGCAGGAGGCGGAGCCTTGGCGCCACCGCCGAGCCCCGCAGCGGGGCCGGGTGCTGCTGCCGCCGGAGCCTCGCCTCCTCCCTCCCGGGGTTGCCACATCGGCACCGCTGCTCCGAGAAGGCGCTTTCCGGAGCGGAGCGGGAGCCCAGCGCGCAGGGAGATGGAGCCCCGGTGCTGCCGCCgcccccgctgccgccgccccccggGACTCGCGCTCCGCCAGGGCCGCCGCTGCCACTGCCGGGACGGAGagagcggccccgccgccgtCTAACGCCGCAGCCCCGGCGGCGCGGCCGAGGCGGGAGGCGGCGCGGAGGCCGCCGCGGTCCCTCCGCCCGCCGGGCGGCGGTGAAGCGTGGCCCCCTCCTCCCcgccctccccgccgccgcTTCCCCGCCCCCGTCCGGCCCTCGGCCGGGCTCGGCAGCCGGGCCATGGCGGGGCGATGA